In Xenopus tropicalis strain Nigerian chromosome 5, UCB_Xtro_10.0, whole genome shotgun sequence, one genomic interval encodes:
- the trim67 gene encoding tripartite motif-containing protein 67 isoform X1 translates to MEEELKCPVCGSFFREPLILPCSHNVCLPCARTIVVQTPESEHLPHGARPMLLMGADYDYPDHLDKMSLHSETDSGYGSYTPSLKSPNGVRVLPPAPAPSLASSSGASSRALHGSLCSSSSITCPQCHRSASLDERGLRGFQRNRLLETIVHRYQQERGLAPGAEGSAAAEAACGGSANARCQLCDSNPAEAAVMCEQCDVLYCSSCQKKCHPTRGPFAKHRLVPATHITQPGPSAHRPATALVPSNASRKFPTCADHELENYSMYCLNCRTPVCYQCLQEGKHGKHEMKALGIMWKQHKAQLSQALSGVSDKAKEAKEFLVQLKNILQQIQENGLEYEACLVAQCDALVDALNRQKAKLLTKVTKEREHKFKVVWDQINHCTLKLRQSTGLMEYCLEVIKENDPSGFLQISDALIKRVQGSQEQWVKGALEPKVSPEFDLTLDNEPLQQAIHQLDFIQMKFPITVPPVPLLQLEKCCTRNNSVTLAWRMPPFTHNPVDGYILELDDGDGGPFREVYLGKETLCTIDGLHFNSTYNARVKAFNSTGLGPYSKTVVLQTSDVAFFTFDSNAAHRDIVLSNENMTATCSSYDDRVVLGTAAFSKGIHYWEIQVDRYDNHPDPAFGVARINVVKDMMLGKDDKAWAMYVDNNRSWFMHCNSHTNRAEGGVCKGTTVGILLDLVKRILIFHINGKQQGPIAFENIEGVFMPAVSLNRNVQVTLHTGLEVPMIYRQTKPQN, encoded by the exons ATGGAGGAAGAACTCAAGTGCCCGGTTTGCGGCTCATTTTTCCGGGAGCCCCTAATCCTGCCCTGCTCTCACAACGTGTGCCTGCCCTGTGCCCGCACCATCGTGGTTCAGACCCCAGAGAGCGAGCATTTGCCCCACGGTGCCCGGCCTATGCTGCTCATGGGGGCAGATTACGATTACCCAGACCACCTGGATAAAATGAGCCTGCACAGCGAGACGGATAGCGGGTACGGCTCCTACACGCCCAGCCTCAAGTCCCCAAACGGCGTGAGGGTCCTGCCGCCGGCCCCAGCTCCATCCTTGGCTTCTTCCTCAGGGGCCTCCTCCCGGGCTCTGCATGGGAGCCTGTGCAGCTCCTCCTCCATAACGTGCCCCCAGTGCCACCGCAGCGCATCGCTGGATGAGAGAGGCCTCCGCGGATTCCAACGCAACCGCTTGCTGGAAACCATAGTGCATCGGTACCAACAGGAGCGCGGCTTAGCGCCAGGCGCAGAGGGCAGCGCTGCGGCAGAAGCGGCCTGTGGCGGTAGTGCAAATGCCAGGTGCCAGCTGTGTGACAGTAACCCAGCAGAGGCGGCTGTCATGTGCGAGCAATGTGATGTGCTTTACTGCTCCTCCTGTCAGAAGAAGTGTCACCCTACTAGGGGGCCTTTTGCTAAACACAGGTTGGTGCCCGCCACCCACATTACACAACCGGGCCCCAGTGCCCACAGACCGGCTACAGCTCTAGTGCCATCTAACGCTTCCCGCAAGTTCCCCACCTGTGCGGATCATGAGCTGGAGAACTACAGCATGTACTGTCTGAACTGCAGGACCCCTGTGTGTTACCAGTGCCTGCAGGAGGGCAAGCATGGCAAGCATGAGATGAAAGCACTGGGCATCATGTGGAAGCAGCATAAG GCACAGCTTTCCCAGGCCTTAAGTGGTGTATCTGATAAAGCAAAAGAAGCCAAAGAATTTTTGGTTCAGCTGAAGAATATTCTACAGCAAATCCAG GAAAATGGATTAGAATATGAAGCTTGCTTGGTTGCCCAATGTGATGCATTAGTTGATGCATTAAATCGTCAAAAAGCAAAACTGCTCACCAAAGTTACTAAGGAACGGGAGCATAAATTCAAG GTTGTCTGGGACCAGATAAATCACTGCACACTGAAACTACGCCAGTCGACAGGCCTCATGGAATATTGTCTCGAAGTAATTAAAGAAAATGATCCTTCTGGCTTTCTGCAG ATTTCAGATGCTTTAATAAAGAGGGTTCAAGGTTCTCAAGAACAGTGGGTGAAAGGGGCTTTGGAACCCAAAGTGTCCCCTGAATTTGACCTCACCTTGGACAATGAACCTTTGCAGCAGGCTATTCACCAGCTGGATTTTATTCAGATGAAAT TTCCCATTACAGTACCCCCAGTACCACTACTTCAGCTGGAAAAATGCTGCACTAGGAATAACAGTGTTACCCTGGCATGGAGAATGCCACCTTTCACTCACAATCCTGTTGATGGATACATCCTAGAACTTGATGATGGAGATGGTGGTCCCTTTAGG GAAGTTTACTTGGGCAAGGAAACCTTATGCACGATTGATGGGCTTCACTTTAATAGCACGTATAATGCAAGAGTCAAGGCCTTTAATTCCACAGGACTTGGACCTTATAGCAAGACTGTTGTTTTGCAAACATCTGATG tgGCCTTTTTTACCTTTGACTCTAACGCTGCACATCGAGACATAGTATTGTCCAATGAAAATATGACAGCCACTTGCAGTAGCTATGATGACCGAGTGGTACTGGGCACTGCTGCATTCTCCAAAGGCATTCATTACTGGGAGATACAAGTTGATCGATATGATAACCATCCTGACCCAGCTTTTGGTGTTGCGAGAATAAATGTTGTGAAAGACATGATGCTGGGAAAGGATGATAAAGCTTGGGCAATGTATGTGGATAATAATCGAAGCTGGTTTATGCACTGCAACTCTCATACCAACCG GGCAGAAGGTGGTGTGTGCAAGGGAACTACAGTTGGTATTCTTTTGGATCTAGTTAAACGCATATTGATCTTTCATATTAATGGAAAGCAGCAGGGTCCCATAGCGTTCGAGAACATTGAGGGTGTGTTTATGCCAGCTGTAAGTCTCAATCGGAATGTACAG GTGACTCTTCACACAGGACTTGAAGTGCCAATGATCTACAGGCAGACCAAGCCGCAAAATTGA
- the trim67 gene encoding tripartite motif-containing protein 67 isoform X2 translates to MEEELKCPVCGSFFREPLILPCSHNVCLPCARTIVVQTPESEHLPHGARPMLLMGADYDYPDHLDKMSLHSETDSGYGSYTPSLKSPNGVRVLPPAPAPSLASSSGASSRALHGSLCSSSSITCPQCHRSASLDERGLRGFQRNRLLETIVHRYQQERGLAPGAEGSAAAEAACGGSANARCQLCDSNPAEAAVMCEQCDVLYCSSCQKKCHPTRGPFAKHRLVPATHITQPGPSAHRPATALVPSNASRKFPTCADHELENYSMYCLNCRTPVCYQCLQEGKHGKHEMKALGIMWKQHKAQLSQALSGVSDKAKEAKEFLVQLKNILQQIQENGLEYEACLVAQCDALVDALNRQKAKLLTKVTKEREHKFKVVWDQINHCTLKLRQSTGLMEYCLEVIKENDPSGFLQISDALIKRVQGSQEQWVKGALEPKVSPEFDLTLDNEPLQQAIHQLDFIQMKCKVPPVPLLQLEKCCTRNNSVTLAWRMPPFTHNPVDGYILELDDGDGGPFREVYLGKETLCTIDGLHFNSTYNARVKAFNSTGLGPYSKTVVLQTSDVAFFTFDSNAAHRDIVLSNENMTATCSSYDDRVVLGTAAFSKGIHYWEIQVDRYDNHPDPAFGVARINVVKDMMLGKDDKAWAMYVDNNRSWFMHCNSHTNRAEGGVCKGTTVGILLDLVKRILIFHINGKQQGPIAFENIEGVFMPAVSLNRNVQVTLHTGLEVPMIYRQTKPQN, encoded by the exons ATGGAGGAAGAACTCAAGTGCCCGGTTTGCGGCTCATTTTTCCGGGAGCCCCTAATCCTGCCCTGCTCTCACAACGTGTGCCTGCCCTGTGCCCGCACCATCGTGGTTCAGACCCCAGAGAGCGAGCATTTGCCCCACGGTGCCCGGCCTATGCTGCTCATGGGGGCAGATTACGATTACCCAGACCACCTGGATAAAATGAGCCTGCACAGCGAGACGGATAGCGGGTACGGCTCCTACACGCCCAGCCTCAAGTCCCCAAACGGCGTGAGGGTCCTGCCGCCGGCCCCAGCTCCATCCTTGGCTTCTTCCTCAGGGGCCTCCTCCCGGGCTCTGCATGGGAGCCTGTGCAGCTCCTCCTCCATAACGTGCCCCCAGTGCCACCGCAGCGCATCGCTGGATGAGAGAGGCCTCCGCGGATTCCAACGCAACCGCTTGCTGGAAACCATAGTGCATCGGTACCAACAGGAGCGCGGCTTAGCGCCAGGCGCAGAGGGCAGCGCTGCGGCAGAAGCGGCCTGTGGCGGTAGTGCAAATGCCAGGTGCCAGCTGTGTGACAGTAACCCAGCAGAGGCGGCTGTCATGTGCGAGCAATGTGATGTGCTTTACTGCTCCTCCTGTCAGAAGAAGTGTCACCCTACTAGGGGGCCTTTTGCTAAACACAGGTTGGTGCCCGCCACCCACATTACACAACCGGGCCCCAGTGCCCACAGACCGGCTACAGCTCTAGTGCCATCTAACGCTTCCCGCAAGTTCCCCACCTGTGCGGATCATGAGCTGGAGAACTACAGCATGTACTGTCTGAACTGCAGGACCCCTGTGTGTTACCAGTGCCTGCAGGAGGGCAAGCATGGCAAGCATGAGATGAAAGCACTGGGCATCATGTGGAAGCAGCATAAG GCACAGCTTTCCCAGGCCTTAAGTGGTGTATCTGATAAAGCAAAAGAAGCCAAAGAATTTTTGGTTCAGCTGAAGAATATTCTACAGCAAATCCAG GAAAATGGATTAGAATATGAAGCTTGCTTGGTTGCCCAATGTGATGCATTAGTTGATGCATTAAATCGTCAAAAAGCAAAACTGCTCACCAAAGTTACTAAGGAACGGGAGCATAAATTCAAG GTTGTCTGGGACCAGATAAATCACTGCACACTGAAACTACGCCAGTCGACAGGCCTCATGGAATATTGTCTCGAAGTAATTAAAGAAAATGATCCTTCTGGCTTTCTGCAG ATTTCAGATGCTTTAATAAAGAGGGTTCAAGGTTCTCAAGAACAGTGGGTGAAAGGGGCTTTGGAACCCAAAGTGTCCCCTGAATTTGACCTCACCTTGGACAATGAACCTTTGCAGCAGGCTATTCACCAGCTGGATTTTATTCAGATGAAATGTAAGG TACCCCCAGTACCACTACTTCAGCTGGAAAAATGCTGCACTAGGAATAACAGTGTTACCCTGGCATGGAGAATGCCACCTTTCACTCACAATCCTGTTGATGGATACATCCTAGAACTTGATGATGGAGATGGTGGTCCCTTTAGG GAAGTTTACTTGGGCAAGGAAACCTTATGCACGATTGATGGGCTTCACTTTAATAGCACGTATAATGCAAGAGTCAAGGCCTTTAATTCCACAGGACTTGGACCTTATAGCAAGACTGTTGTTTTGCAAACATCTGATG tgGCCTTTTTTACCTTTGACTCTAACGCTGCACATCGAGACATAGTATTGTCCAATGAAAATATGACAGCCACTTGCAGTAGCTATGATGACCGAGTGGTACTGGGCACTGCTGCATTCTCCAAAGGCATTCATTACTGGGAGATACAAGTTGATCGATATGATAACCATCCTGACCCAGCTTTTGGTGTTGCGAGAATAAATGTTGTGAAAGACATGATGCTGGGAAAGGATGATAAAGCTTGGGCAATGTATGTGGATAATAATCGAAGCTGGTTTATGCACTGCAACTCTCATACCAACCG GGCAGAAGGTGGTGTGTGCAAGGGAACTACAGTTGGTATTCTTTTGGATCTAGTTAAACGCATATTGATCTTTCATATTAATGGAAAGCAGCAGGGTCCCATAGCGTTCGAGAACATTGAGGGTGTGTTTATGCCAGCTGTAAGTCTCAATCGGAATGTACAG GTGACTCTTCACACAGGACTTGAAGTGCCAATGATCTACAGGCAGACCAAGCCGCAAAATTGA
- the trim67 gene encoding tripartite motif-containing protein 67 isoform X3: MEEELKCPVCGSFFREPLILPCSHNVCLPCARTIVVQTPESEHLPHGARPMLLMGADYDYPDHLDKMSLHSETDSGYGSYTPSLKSPNGVRVLPPAPAPSLASSSGASSRALHGSLCSSSSITCPQCHRSASLDERGLRGFQRNRLLETIVHRYQQERGLAPGAEGSAAAEAACGGSANARCQLCDSNPAEAAVMCEQCDVLYCSSCQKKCHPTRGPFAKHRLVPATHITQPGPSAHRPATALVPSNASRKFPTCADHELENYSMYCLNCRTPVCYQCLQEGKHGKHEMKALGIMWKQHKAQLSQALSGVSDKAKEAKEFLVQLKNILQQIQENGLEYEACLVAQCDALVDALNRQKAKLLTKVTKEREHKFKVVWDQINHCTLKLRQSTGLMEYCLEVIKENDPSGFLQISDALIKRVQGSQEQWVKGALEPKVSPEFDLTLDNEPLQQAIHQLDFIQMKLPPVPLLQLEKCCTRNNSVTLAWRMPPFTHNPVDGYILELDDGDGGPFREVYLGKETLCTIDGLHFNSTYNARVKAFNSTGLGPYSKTVVLQTSDVAFFTFDSNAAHRDIVLSNENMTATCSSYDDRVVLGTAAFSKGIHYWEIQVDRYDNHPDPAFGVARINVVKDMMLGKDDKAWAMYVDNNRSWFMHCNSHTNRAEGGVCKGTTVGILLDLVKRILIFHINGKQQGPIAFENIEGVFMPAVSLNRNVQVTLHTGLEVPMIYRQTKPQN, encoded by the exons ATGGAGGAAGAACTCAAGTGCCCGGTTTGCGGCTCATTTTTCCGGGAGCCCCTAATCCTGCCCTGCTCTCACAACGTGTGCCTGCCCTGTGCCCGCACCATCGTGGTTCAGACCCCAGAGAGCGAGCATTTGCCCCACGGTGCCCGGCCTATGCTGCTCATGGGGGCAGATTACGATTACCCAGACCACCTGGATAAAATGAGCCTGCACAGCGAGACGGATAGCGGGTACGGCTCCTACACGCCCAGCCTCAAGTCCCCAAACGGCGTGAGGGTCCTGCCGCCGGCCCCAGCTCCATCCTTGGCTTCTTCCTCAGGGGCCTCCTCCCGGGCTCTGCATGGGAGCCTGTGCAGCTCCTCCTCCATAACGTGCCCCCAGTGCCACCGCAGCGCATCGCTGGATGAGAGAGGCCTCCGCGGATTCCAACGCAACCGCTTGCTGGAAACCATAGTGCATCGGTACCAACAGGAGCGCGGCTTAGCGCCAGGCGCAGAGGGCAGCGCTGCGGCAGAAGCGGCCTGTGGCGGTAGTGCAAATGCCAGGTGCCAGCTGTGTGACAGTAACCCAGCAGAGGCGGCTGTCATGTGCGAGCAATGTGATGTGCTTTACTGCTCCTCCTGTCAGAAGAAGTGTCACCCTACTAGGGGGCCTTTTGCTAAACACAGGTTGGTGCCCGCCACCCACATTACACAACCGGGCCCCAGTGCCCACAGACCGGCTACAGCTCTAGTGCCATCTAACGCTTCCCGCAAGTTCCCCACCTGTGCGGATCATGAGCTGGAGAACTACAGCATGTACTGTCTGAACTGCAGGACCCCTGTGTGTTACCAGTGCCTGCAGGAGGGCAAGCATGGCAAGCATGAGATGAAAGCACTGGGCATCATGTGGAAGCAGCATAAG GCACAGCTTTCCCAGGCCTTAAGTGGTGTATCTGATAAAGCAAAAGAAGCCAAAGAATTTTTGGTTCAGCTGAAGAATATTCTACAGCAAATCCAG GAAAATGGATTAGAATATGAAGCTTGCTTGGTTGCCCAATGTGATGCATTAGTTGATGCATTAAATCGTCAAAAAGCAAAACTGCTCACCAAAGTTACTAAGGAACGGGAGCATAAATTCAAG GTTGTCTGGGACCAGATAAATCACTGCACACTGAAACTACGCCAGTCGACAGGCCTCATGGAATATTGTCTCGAAGTAATTAAAGAAAATGATCCTTCTGGCTTTCTGCAG ATTTCAGATGCTTTAATAAAGAGGGTTCAAGGTTCTCAAGAACAGTGGGTGAAAGGGGCTTTGGAACCCAAAGTGTCCCCTGAATTTGACCTCACCTTGGACAATGAACCTTTGCAGCAGGCTATTCACCAGCTGGATTTTATTCAGATGAAAT TACCCCCAGTACCACTACTTCAGCTGGAAAAATGCTGCACTAGGAATAACAGTGTTACCCTGGCATGGAGAATGCCACCTTTCACTCACAATCCTGTTGATGGATACATCCTAGAACTTGATGATGGAGATGGTGGTCCCTTTAGG GAAGTTTACTTGGGCAAGGAAACCTTATGCACGATTGATGGGCTTCACTTTAATAGCACGTATAATGCAAGAGTCAAGGCCTTTAATTCCACAGGACTTGGACCTTATAGCAAGACTGTTGTTTTGCAAACATCTGATG tgGCCTTTTTTACCTTTGACTCTAACGCTGCACATCGAGACATAGTATTGTCCAATGAAAATATGACAGCCACTTGCAGTAGCTATGATGACCGAGTGGTACTGGGCACTGCTGCATTCTCCAAAGGCATTCATTACTGGGAGATACAAGTTGATCGATATGATAACCATCCTGACCCAGCTTTTGGTGTTGCGAGAATAAATGTTGTGAAAGACATGATGCTGGGAAAGGATGATAAAGCTTGGGCAATGTATGTGGATAATAATCGAAGCTGGTTTATGCACTGCAACTCTCATACCAACCG GGCAGAAGGTGGTGTGTGCAAGGGAACTACAGTTGGTATTCTTTTGGATCTAGTTAAACGCATATTGATCTTTCATATTAATGGAAAGCAGCAGGGTCCCATAGCGTTCGAGAACATTGAGGGTGTGTTTATGCCAGCTGTAAGTCTCAATCGGAATGTACAG GTGACTCTTCACACAGGACTTGAAGTGCCAATGATCTACAGGCAGACCAAGCCGCAAAATTGA